The following are from one region of the Ornithorhynchus anatinus isolate Pmale09 chromosome X1, mOrnAna1.pri.v4, whole genome shotgun sequence genome:
- the LOC103171119 gene encoding E3 SUMO-protein ligase PIAS3-like, translated as MDADNGKNPTSIPSTDPIVTMKPLMFYKVCSVIANPTKLKPKNSAEHKKIKMGFMASQQEFDDILRTSEVPLDNKTLQIQLRFCVWRHRYPQVDHLPRHLKVKVNRKKCFVLKEKESNQRPINITNLVRLSDVEHNVIKATWSLTDRRDYAMSVYWVKKLTTADLLKELWAKKFFSADNTRTLIQEKLAACSGKTMTNSLRVSLICPLGQSLMAVPCRSLFCFHLEIFDAVQYLKRNKEKETWRCPICVKKANFRNLVIDEYFLDILNSRPRCREIELLPDGSWSPVGPRRDSKDGCDGPGLSGLQALPLDSDKENLNTAAVDGSQPAVKLPYPAATPTIRLTRPQQPPTLIWDPLQDKPFQQSRSPLSSLQPTSTSGLNLPSNYNFVKEPCDQSFSTSQPGSDYSHHLPWYPTEPMPTSAPAPNLGPALGPAPSPVPAPAPGPYPGWLPTPLPTGIYGPSSQQPSPCGLGAEQERDLPALEQLVRYQPPAPDTFPTMDQVSLPARPMGNTEEGLQGWDGFSPIPPTMHLAPAHLGTGAFSTQASRASPSRVIEAPSSRTSETSCARANEDSSSRIHKASLSRASEVLSPQESEALSSRVRRTRSSRVNEASASRVSKALSSRVREASSSSTGKALSSGERGPSFSRMSKVSTSKVKEVSSSRMTKASCSRAREASFSRTSKAPISKVSEASSSGVSKALPSRTRKASTSKVEASSSRMSKASSSKVSEALSSRTSEAPSSRMSKALSARMSKTSSSKVSEASSSRANKASSSRANKAPSSRASEASSSRMSKASSSRINKASSSRVSKALSSRASDVSSSKANSGQSFQVGGAASILDNSESKDQSCP; from the exons atggatgCAGATAATGGCAAAAATCCGACCAGCATCCCGTCCACCGACCCTATTGTTACGATGAAGCCGCTGATGTTCTACAAAGTCTGCTCTGTGATTGCAAATCCCACGAAACTGA AGCCCAAGAATTCTGCAGAACATAAGAAGATAAAGATGGGTTTCATGGCCAGCCAGCAAGAGTTCGACGATATCCTCAGGACCAG TGAGGTGCCGCTGGATAATAAGACATTGCAGATACAGTTGCG TTTCTGTGTATGGCGTCACCGATATCCTCAAGTAGATCATCTCCCTCGACACCTGAAAGTCAAGGTCAACCGGAAAAAATGTTTCGTTCTG aaagagaaagagtccAATCAGCGCCCCATCAACATCACGAATCTGGTGCGTCTCTCAGATGTGGAGCACAACGTCATTAAGGCCACTTGGTCACTGACCGACAGGCGG GACTACGCCATGTCTGTCTACTGGGTGAAGAAGCTTACCACAGCCGATTTATTGAAGGAACTGTGGGCTAAGAAATTTTTCTCCGCAGACAATACCCGAACCCTGA TCCAGGAGAAGCTGGCAGCCTGCTCAGGAAAAACCATGACCAACAGCCTCCGCGTCTCCCTCATATGCCCT CTGGGACAGAGCCTTATGGCCGTGCCATGCCGCTCACTATTCTGCTTCCATCTGGAAATTTTTGATGCAGTCCAGTACCTGAAGAGAAATAAGGAGAAGGAGACATGGCGATGTCCAATCTGTGTCAAGAAAGCAAATTTCAGGAATCTGGTTATTGATGA gtacTTCCTTGATATCCTCAACTCCAGGCCCCGCTGTAGGGAGATTGAGCTCCTGCCTGATGGGTCCTGGTCCCCGGTAGGGCCCAGGAGAGACTCAAAGGATGGCTGTGATGGCCCTGGGCTCAGTGGCCTCCAAG CCCTACCACTTGACAGTGACAAGGAGAATCTTAACACTGCCGCAGTAGATGGCAGCCAGCCTGCCGTAAAGCTTCCGTATCCGGCCGCCACGCCCACCATAAG gTTGACAAGACCTCAGCAGCCTCCAACCCTCATCTGGGACCCGCTCCAGGACAAGCCCTTCCAGCAGTCCAGATCCCCCCTATCTTCTCTCCAGCCGACCTCCACCAGTG gtCTGAATTTGCCCTCTAACTATAACTTTGTTAAAGAG CCCTGTGACCagtccttctccacctctcagcCCGGCTCTGACTACAGCCACCACCTGCCCTGGTACCCTACCGAGCCAATGCCAACCTCAGCACCAGCACCAAACCTAGGCCCAGCCCTaggcccagccccatccccagtcccagctccagccccagggcCCTATCCTGGTTGGCTCCCAACTCCACTCCCCACTGGAATCTATGGTCCCAGCAGTCAGCAGCCTTCTCCCTGTGGGCTTGGGGCAGAACAAGAGAGGGATCTCCCAGCTTTGGAGCAGCTGGTCAGGTATCAGCCCCCTGCACCGGACACTTTTCCCACAATGGACCAGGTCTCCCTACCTGCCAGACCCATGGGAAATACTGAGGAGGGACTGCAGGGGTGGGATGGGTTCAGCCCGATCCCACCCACTATGCACCTGGCCCCAGCCCATCTGGGCACAGGAGCTTTTTCCACCCAAGCAAGTAGggcttccccctctagagtgaTTGAGGCTCCATCCTCCAGAACGAGTGAAACTTCATGCGCCAGAGCGAATGAGGATTCCTCCTCCAGAATTCATAAAGCTTCGTTATCCAGAGCAAGTGAAGTTTTATCCCCTCAAGAGAGTGAGGCTTTGTCCTCCAGGGTGAGGAGGACTAGGTCCTCCAGAGTCAATGAGGCTTCTGCCTCCAGAGTGAGTAAGGCTTTGTCCTCTAGAGTGAGGGAAGCTTCATCCTCTAGTACGGGTAAGGCTTTGTCCTCTGGAGAGAGGGGGCCTTCGTTCTCTAGAATGAGTAAGGTTTCGACTTCCAAAGTGAAGGAGGTTTCTTCCTCCAGAATGACTAAGGCTTCATGCTCCAGAGCAAGGGAGGCTTCATTCTCTAGAACGAGTAAGGCTCCAATCTCCAAAGTTAGTGAGGCTTCATCCTCCGGAGTGAGTAAGGCTTTGCCCTCCAGAACGAGAAAGGCTTCAACCTCCAAAGTTGAGGCTTCATCTTCCAGAATGAGTAAGGCTTCGTCCTCCAAGGTTAGCGAGGCTTTATCCTCCAGAACGAGTGAGGCTCCATCCTCCAGAATGAGTAAGGCTTTGTCTGCCAGAATGAGTAAGACTTCATCCTCCAAAGTTAGTGAGGCTTCATCCTCCAGAGCGAATAAGGCTTCGTCTTCCAGAGCGAATAAGGCTCCATCTTCCAGAGCGAGTGAGGCTTCTTCCTCCAGAATGAGTAAGGCTTCGTCCTCTAGAATAAATAAGGCTTCATCTTCCAGAGTTAGTAAGGCTTTGTCCTCCAGAGCAAGTGATGTTTCATCCTCCAAGGCTAACAGTGGTCAGTCCTTCCAGGTAGGTGGGGCTGCCTCCATCCTGGATAACTCTGAGTCTAAGGACCAGAGCTGTCCGTAA